A genome region from Sphingomonas anseongensis includes the following:
- a CDS encoding DUF3035 domain-containing protein, with amino-acid sequence MRKSLILFLTPAIALGGCAHRTSTPDEFAVARNAPLVIPPDYTLTPPVAGTVTSTPEDSQQQAIEALFGGPAPRPPSETLLLDEAGRDRAALGARSVAGDPATNVIDMGATTQAIIAAPASDSDVASAQVP; translated from the coding sequence ATGCGTAAGAGCCTTATTCTTTTCCTGACTCCGGCGATTGCGCTCGGCGGCTGCGCCCATAGGACCAGCACGCCCGACGAGTTCGCGGTGGCCCGAAACGCTCCGCTGGTCATCCCGCCGGATTATACGCTTACCCCGCCGGTTGCCGGAACGGTCACCAGCACCCCGGAAGATTCGCAGCAGCAGGCGATCGAAGCCTTGTTCGGCGGGCCCGCTCCGCGGCCGCCTTCGGAAACGCTCCTTCTCGACGAGGCCGGTCGCGACCGCGCCGCGCTTGGCGCCCGCTCCGTCGCTGGCGACCCCGCGACCAACGTTATCGACATGGGCGCAACGACGCAGGCGATCATCGCCGCACCGGCCAGCGACAGCGACG
- the lspA gene encoding signal peptidase II → MRERTFGFTIALIVFLADQLAKWFVSGPLHLQEVAQITILPIFNFTWTENNGISLGLFNATTEVGRWMLVGVTSAIAVAVAVWIGRERHRWDQAALGMILGGALGNILDRVRHGYVVDFADLHFGAFRPFLVFNVGDAAISIGVVILLLRAFLMRGEEPKESVENA, encoded by the coding sequence ATGCGTGAGCGCACGTTCGGCTTCACGATCGCGCTGATCGTCTTTCTGGCCGACCAACTGGCCAAGTGGTTCGTATCGGGCCCGCTTCACCTCCAGGAAGTGGCGCAGATCACGATCCTTCCGATCTTCAACTTCACCTGGACCGAGAATAACGGGATCTCGCTCGGCCTGTTCAACGCGACGACCGAGGTCGGCCGCTGGATGCTGGTCGGTGTGACGAGCGCCATCGCGGTCGCGGTTGCGGTGTGGATCGGCCGCGAAAGGCACCGCTGGGACCAGGCGGCGCTGGGCATGATCCTCGGCGGTGCGCTGGGCAATATCCTCGACCGGGTGCGCCACGGCTATGTGGTCGACTTCGCCGATCTTCACTTCGGGGCGTTCCGCCCCTTTTTGGTCTTCAATGTCGGCGATGCTGCTATTAGCATCGGCGTCGTCATCCTGTTACTGCGCGCGTTCCTGATGCGCGGCGAGGAACCCAAGGAGTCCGTCGAAAATGCGTAA
- the ileS gene encoding isoleucine--tRNA ligase — MADAPQKPDYRPTVFLPKTDFPMKAGLPQKEPAILARWEEQDLYGEVRRARAGKPKFIFHDGPPYANGDMHIGHALNHVLKDMVVRTQTLLGKDAPYVPGWDCHGLPIEWKVEEQYRKKKLNKDEVPVKEFRAECRAYAQHWVDVQREQLKRLGIGADWANPYLTMQYDSEATIVSELFKFAKSGQLYRGAKPVMWSPVEKTALAEAEIEYEDIVSTQIDVAFEIVESPIPELVGAYAVVWTTTPWTIPVNQGIAYGPDVDYFLIMTVVPREDDESQAEYEARLAANPWHNGKFLVARELVDAFLDRTQSAQARMALSELICKGSDLAGTIARHPMHKLGGFFAKPRPFLAGDFVTTDQGTGLVHMAPDHGEDDFELCRANGIDPVFAVDAGGFYRPDWLWLGGQGSVINAKFNAPDGPICSDLREAGALLAASADFKHSYPHSWRSKAKVIYRCTPQWFIPMDKLMDERSCRWFFESRWENEGGALLEKPLEKRPKRSLRQVALHAIADTRFVPEKGRNRIQSMVEGRPDWVISRQRAWGVPIALFVERATGEVLVDPNVNSRIVEAIREQGVDAWDEANAAHFLGNRNPDDYEMVGDILDVWFDSGCTHAFVLESGRWSDLVWPADLYLEGSDQHRGWFQSSLLESCGTRGRAPYNAVLTHGFTMDAKGMKMSKSLGNTVDPLDLMRDYGADILRLWALSVDFTEDHRIGKEILSGVADQYRKLRNTFRYLLGALSDFDGADGVAPGEMPELERYMLGLLSDLDERLRTAIQDFDFNDYVRALTDFCNEDLSAFYFDIRKDVLYCDVDALTGRQSQTRRAYRSVLDVLFHALIRYAAPVLVFTSEEVWGTRFPEGGSVHLLEWPNVHLAPELRVDAASWARLRELRAIVTEAIEPLRRDKVIGSSLEAEVTLPELPAPAELLAELFITSAVHQGDTLKITKTGNHKCGRCWRYLPEVEEDGDLCDRCEEYVDA, encoded by the coding sequence ATGGCTGACGCGCCGCAAAAACCCGATTACCGGCCGACCGTATTCCTACCGAAGACCGACTTTCCGATGAAGGCCGGGCTTCCGCAGAAGGAGCCGGCGATCCTTGCCCGCTGGGAGGAACAGGACCTCTACGGCGAAGTGCGGCGTGCGCGCGCGGGGAAGCCCAAGTTCATCTTCCACGACGGCCCGCCCTACGCCAACGGCGACATGCACATCGGTCATGCGCTGAACCACGTCCTGAAGGACATGGTGGTCCGGACGCAGACGCTCCTGGGCAAGGACGCTCCCTACGTTCCCGGGTGGGACTGCCACGGCCTTCCGATCGAATGGAAGGTCGAGGAGCAGTATCGCAAGAAGAAGCTCAACAAGGACGAGGTGCCGGTCAAGGAGTTCCGCGCCGAGTGCCGCGCCTATGCCCAGCATTGGGTGGACGTTCAGCGCGAGCAGCTGAAGCGGCTCGGCATCGGCGCCGATTGGGCCAACCCCTACCTGACGATGCAATATGACAGTGAGGCGACCATCGTCTCGGAGCTGTTCAAGTTCGCGAAGAGCGGCCAGCTGTACCGCGGCGCCAAGCCCGTGATGTGGTCGCCGGTCGAGAAGACCGCGCTGGCCGAGGCCGAGATCGAGTATGAGGACATCGTCTCGACCCAGATCGATGTCGCGTTCGAGATCGTCGAGAGCCCGATCCCCGAGCTGGTCGGCGCCTATGCGGTCGTGTGGACAACCACGCCGTGGACAATCCCGGTCAACCAGGGAATCGCTTACGGGCCCGACGTTGATTACTTTCTAATCATGACGGTCGTTCCTAGAGAGGACGATGAGTCACAAGCCGAATACGAAGCTCGTCTAGCCGCGAATCCGTGGCACAATGGAAAATTCCTCGTCGCGCGTGAGCTAGTGGATGCCTTCTTAGATCGAACGCAGAGCGCTCAGGCTCGAATGGCGCTCTCGGAACTGATTTGCAAAGGCTCAGACCTCGCCGGCACGATCGCCCGCCACCCGATGCACAAGCTCGGCGGGTTCTTCGCGAAACCGCGTCCGTTCCTCGCCGGCGACTTCGTCACCACCGACCAGGGCACCGGCCTGGTCCACATGGCGCCCGACCATGGCGAGGACGATTTCGAGCTGTGCCGCGCCAACGGTATCGACCCGGTGTTCGCGGTCGATGCGGGCGGCTTCTACCGGCCCGACTGGCTCTGGCTCGGCGGGCAAGGCTCGGTCATCAACGCCAAGTTCAACGCGCCCGACGGGCCGATCTGCTCCGACCTTCGCGAAGCCGGCGCCCTCCTCGCGGCGAGTGCGGACTTCAAGCACAGCTACCCGCATTCGTGGCGGTCGAAGGCAAAGGTCATCTATCGCTGCACCCCTCAATGGTTCATCCCGATGGACAAATTGATGGACGAGCGGAGCTGCCGCTGGTTCTTCGAGAGCCGGTGGGAGAACGAGGGCGGCGCACTCCTCGAAAAACCGCTCGAGAAGCGTCCCAAGCGCTCGCTTCGCCAGGTAGCGCTCCACGCCATCGCCGACACCCGCTTCGTCCCCGAGAAGGGACGCAACCGCATCCAGTCGATGGTCGAGGGCCGGCCGGACTGGGTGATCAGCCGCCAGCGCGCCTGGGGCGTGCCCATCGCGCTGTTCGTCGAGCGGGCGACGGGCGAAGTCCTGGTCGATCCCAATGTGAACAGCCGCATCGTCGAGGCGATCCGCGAACAGGGCGTCGACGCCTGGGACGAAGCCAATGCGGCGCATTTCCTCGGCAACCGCAACCCTGACGATTACGAGATGGTCGGCGACATCCTCGACGTCTGGTTCGACAGCGGCTGCACCCACGCCTTCGTCCTCGAAAGCGGACGCTGGTCCGATCTGGTCTGGCCGGCGGACCTCTATCTCGAAGGGTCCGACCAGCACCGCGGCTGGTTCCAGTCGTCTCTGCTCGAAAGCTGCGGGACCCGCGGCCGCGCGCCTTACAATGCGGTGCTCACCCACGGCTTCACGATGGACGCCAAGGGCATGAAGATGTCCAAGAGCCTTGGGAACACCGTCGATCCGCTCGACCTCATGCGAGATTACGGCGCGGACATCCTGCGGCTGTGGGCGCTGTCGGTCGACTTCACCGAGGATCACCGCATCGGGAAGGAGATCCTGAGCGGAGTCGCCGACCAGTATCGAAAGCTCCGCAACACCTTCCGTTACCTGCTCGGCGCCTTGAGCGATTTCGACGGCGCGGACGGCGTGGCGCCGGGCGAGATGCCCGAGCTCGAGCGTTACATGCTCGGCCTTCTCAGCGACCTCGACGAGCGGCTTCGCACTGCGATCCAGGATTTCGACTTCAACGATTATGTCCGCGCGCTTACCGATTTCTGCAACGAAGACCTGTCCGCCTTCTACTTCGATATCCGCAAGGACGTGCTCTATTGCGACGTCGATGCGCTGACCGGCCGCCAGTCGCAGACGCGTCGAGCCTATCGCTCGGTGCTCGACGTCCTTTTTCACGCACTCATCCGGTACGCAGCGCCGGTGCTGGTCTTCACGTCCGAGGAGGTGTGGGGGACCCGCTTCCCGGAGGGCGGAAGCGTCCACTTGCTGGAATGGCCGAACGTCCATCTGGCCCCGGAGCTCAGGGTCGATGCCGCCTCGTGGGCGCGCCTTCGCGAGCTTCGGGCGATCGTGACCGAGGCGATCGAGCCGCTTCGCCGCGACAAGGTCATCGGATCGAGCCTGGAGGCCGAAGTCACGCTGCCGGAGCTTCCCGCGCCCGCGGAATTGCTCGCCGAATTGTTCATCACGTCGGCGGTTCATCAGGGCGACACTTTGAAGATCACAAAGACCGGCAACCACAAGTGCGGGCGCTGCTGGCGCTACCTGCCGGAAGTCGAGGAGGACGGGGATTTGTGCGACCGCTGCGAGGAATATGTGGATGCGTGA
- a CDS encoding bifunctional riboflavin kinase/FAD synthetase yields the protein MIRLSHDQPMPESLRGSVVALGNFDGFHLGHQAVVNRAIALGFHERRPVIVATFDPHPVRFFKPDVPPFRLTSLDQRERLFAHAGADGMLVFGFDKALATTSAEDFVSDVLAKRLGVAAVVTGTDFTFGRGRAGNAETMSELGKAHGIDAETVAPVILDGEPVSSSRIRQALAAGDTASATHLLTRPFAVEAVVQRGDGRGHDLGFPTANVSLGRYQRPAYGIYAVRVRLDDGSEHSGAASFGVRPTFEEGEEYLETYIFDWDGDLYGRTIETDLVAFIRPEKKFDSVDALVERMREDEAEARRLLGP from the coding sequence ATGATCCGCCTGTCGCACGACCAGCCGATGCCGGAAAGCCTCCGCGGGAGCGTGGTCGCGCTCGGCAATTTCGACGGCTTCCACCTGGGCCACCAGGCCGTCGTCAACCGGGCGATCGCGCTCGGATTTCACGAGCGGCGGCCGGTGATCGTCGCTACCTTCGATCCCCACCCGGTCCGCTTCTTCAAGCCCGACGTGCCGCCGTTCCGGCTGACCAGCCTCGACCAGCGCGAGCGGCTGTTCGCCCATGCCGGTGCCGACGGCATGCTGGTGTTCGGCTTCGACAAGGCGCTGGCGACGACCAGCGCCGAGGATTTCGTATCAGACGTCCTGGCCAAGCGGCTCGGGGTGGCAGCTGTGGTTACCGGCACCGACTTCACCTTCGGCCGCGGGCGGGCCGGGAATGCCGAGACCATGAGCGAGCTGGGCAAGGCTCATGGGATCGACGCCGAAACCGTGGCGCCGGTTATCCTCGACGGCGAACCTGTTTCCTCCAGCCGGATTCGGCAGGCGCTCGCCGCTGGCGATACGGCGAGCGCGACCCACCTCCTCACCCGCCCTTTCGCCGTCGAAGCGGTCGTCCAGCGCGGCGACGGCCGCGGCCACGACCTCGGCTTTCCAACCGCCAACGTGTCGCTGGGCCGCTACCAGCGGCCGGCCTATGGGATCTATGCGGTACGCGTGCGGCTCGATGACGGAAGCGAGCATAGCGGAGCGGCCAGCTTCGGAGTTCGCCCGACGTTCGAGGAGGGCGAGGAATATCTCGAGACCTACATCTTCGACTGGGACGGCGACCTTTACGGCCGTACCATCGAGACCGACCTGGTCGCGTTCATCCGGCCGGAGAAGAAGTTCGACAGCGTCGACGCGCTCGTCGAGCGAATGCGCGAGGACGAAGCGGAAGCGCGCCGGCTGCTCGGTCCCTAG
- the rpsM gene encoding 30S ribosomal protein S13 encodes MARIAGVNIPSNKRVEIALTYIHGIGRTTAKTIIGKLGIAPERRVQDLTDQEVLHIREEIDANQTVEGDLRRETAMNIKRLMDLASYRGLRHRKGLPVRGQRTHTNARTRKGKARPIAGKKK; translated from the coding sequence ATGGCACGTATTGCCGGCGTCAATATCCCATCGAACAAGCGCGTCGAGATCGCGCTCACCTACATCCACGGAATCGGCCGAACCACGGCCAAGACGATCATCGGAAAGCTGGGCATCGCGCCCGAGCGCCGGGTCCAGGACCTGACCGACCAGGAAGTCCTGCACATCCGTGAGGAAATCGATGCGAACCAGACGGTCGAGGGCGACCTTCGCCGCGAGACCGCGATGAACATCAAGCGGCTGATGGACCTCGCCTCGTACAGGGGCCTGAGGCACCGCAAAGGCCTGCCGGTCCGCGGACAGCGCACGCATACCAACGCGCGCACCCGCAAGGGCAAGGCACGGCCGATCGCGGGGAAGAAGAAATAA
- the rpsK gene encoding 30S ribosomal protein S11, which translates to MAQAPQRLRRRERKNITAGVAHVNASFNNTMITITDAQGNAIAWSSAGMMGFKGSRKSTPYAAQVAAEDAGKKAAEHGVRTLEVEVKGPGSGRESALRALQAVGFTITSIRDVTPIPHNGVRPSKRRRV; encoded by the coding sequence ATGGCCCAGGCACCGCAGCGTCTCCGCAGAAGGGAACGCAAGAACATTACGGCCGGCGTGGCTCACGTGAACGCCAGCTTCAACAACACGATGATCACCATCACCGACGCTCAGGGCAACGCAATCGCGTGGAGCTCGGCCGGGATGATGGGCTTCAAGGGCAGCCGCAAGTCGACTCCCTATGCCGCCCAGGTCGCAGCCGAGGACGCGGGCAAGAAGGCCGCCGAGCACGGCGTCCGGACGCTCGAAGTGGAGGTCAAGGGACCGGGATCGGGCCGTGAGAGCGCGCTTCGCGCCCTCCAGGCGGTCGGATTCACGATCACCTCGATCCGCGACGTGACGCCGATCCCCCACAACGGGGTCCGGCCGAGCAAGCGCCGCCGGGTGTAA
- a CDS encoding DNA-directed RNA polymerase subunit alpha — MAVNAKNWQELKKPNALERKQGHGDVRRRAVFVAEPLERGFGMTLGNSLRRVLLSSLQGAAVTSIKIEGALHEFSSLPGIREDVTDIVLNVKQIALKMEGEGPKRLQLSATGPAEVTAGMIATAGDMEITNPDLVICHLDQGATLNMELTADIGKGYVPAQANRPVDAPIGLIPVDALYSPVRQVAYKVENTRVGQELDYDKLTLTIETDGTVAPEDALAYAARILQDQLQLFVHFDDSQVRAAAPAMIGQPAMAAETPADTNQLNRYLLKKVDELELSVRSANCLKNDNIIYIGDLVQKTEAEMLRTPNFGRKSLNEIKEVLASMGLRLGMDIPGWPPENIEEMAKKLEQEMLG; from the coding sequence ATGGCCGTCAACGCAAAGAACTGGCAGGAATTGAAGAAGCCCAACGCTCTCGAGAGGAAGCAGGGCCATGGCGACGTCCGCCGTCGCGCAGTCTTCGTCGCGGAGCCGCTCGAGCGCGGTTTTGGAATGACTCTCGGCAACTCGCTTCGGCGGGTTCTGCTCAGCTCGCTCCAGGGCGCCGCAGTCACCTCGATCAAGATCGAGGGCGCGCTCCACGAGTTCAGTTCGCTTCCGGGAATCCGCGAGGACGTGACCGACATCGTCCTCAACGTGAAGCAGATCGCTCTGAAGATGGAAGGCGAGGGGCCCAAGCGGCTCCAGCTTTCGGCGACCGGCCCCGCGGAAGTCACCGCAGGGATGATCGCGACCGCAGGCGACATGGAGATCACCAACCCCGATCTCGTCATCTGCCACCTGGACCAGGGCGCGACTCTTAACATGGAGCTGACCGCCGACATCGGTAAGGGCTATGTCCCGGCGCAGGCCAACCGGCCGGTCGACGCTCCGATCGGGCTGATCCCGGTCGACGCGCTCTATTCCCCGGTCCGCCAGGTCGCCTACAAGGTCGAGAACACCCGCGTCGGGCAGGAGCTCGATTACGACAAGCTGACGCTGACGATCGAGACCGACGGCACCGTCGCCCCGGAAGATGCGCTCGCTTATGCGGCCCGGATCCTCCAGGACCAGCTGCAGCTGTTCGTCCACTTCGACGACAGCCAGGTCCGCGCTGCTGCTCCGGCGATGATCGGGCAGCCGGCGATGGCCGCCGAGACTCCGGCCGACACCAACCAGCTCAACCGCTACCTTCTCAAGAAGGTCGACGAACTTGAGCTGTCGGTTCGCAGCGCCAACTGCCTGAAGAACGACAACATCATCTACATCGGCGACCTGGTCCAGAAGACCGAAGCCGAGATGCTTCGTACTCCGAACTTCGGCCGCAAGTCCTTGAACGAGATCAAGGAAGTGCTCGCCAGCATGGGCCTTCGTCTCGGAATGGACATCCCCGGATGGCCGCCCGAGAACATCGAGGAAATGGCGAAGAAGCTCGAGCAGGAAATGCTCGGCTAA
- the rplQ gene encoding 50S ribosomal protein L17 produces MRHRVGHRKLQRTSSHRTALFRNMAAALIKHEQITTTTAKAKELRPYVEKLVTLAKKGGLSNRRIAHSRIMDETQERKLFDVIGPRYADRNGGYTRVVKAGIRMSDSASIAIIEFVDRDPAAKGQDSGPVMTEELEEA; encoded by the coding sequence ATGCGCCATCGTGTTGGCCATCGTAAGCTTCAGCGCACCTCGAGCCACCGGACGGCCCTGTTCCGCAACATGGCGGCCGCGCTGATCAAGCACGAGCAGATCACCACCACCACCGCCAAGGCGAAGGAGCTTCGTCCTTACGTCGAGAAGCTGGTTACGTTGGCGAAGAAGGGCGGACTTTCGAACCGTCGCATCGCCCACTCGCGGATTATGGACGAGACCCAGGAGCGCAAGCTGTTCGACGTCATCGGCCCTCGCTACGCCGATCGCAACGGCGGCTACACCCGCGTGGTGAAAGCCGGCATCCGCATGTCGGACTCCGCCTCGATCGCGATCATCGAGTTCGTCGACCGTGACCCCGCCGCCAAGGGACAGGATTCCGGCCCGGTCATGACCGAAGAGCTCGAAGAAGCCTAA
- a CDS encoding MBOAT family O-acyltransferase has protein sequence MIFNSLTFIVFFAVVLAMHNAPFSWHQKKINLMIASYLFYAAWNPPFVILLWVSTVVDWWAAQWMVRAKREHTRRVWMLISVVVNLGMLGYFKYGGFLMDNFVSVASSIGIVYQPPKWDIILPVGISFYTFATLSYTLDVYLRRSAPAGSFLNYALFVTFFPHLVAGPIMRPTELVPQFETPRRAHSNQIFFGLALLTLGMFQKVVLADGFLGPVVESVYDAHGSVPGMLDSWVATLAFAGQIFCDFAGYSTSAIGVALCLGFAMPDNFRFPYGAVGFSDFWRRWHITLSSWLRDYLYIPLGGNKHGPARTYAALMGTMLLGGLWHGANWTFVVWGGLHGLYLSVERWLKTRFKGFTPGRVTLLALAALTFVLVNVTWVFFRAKTFGGAALVLKGMSGLAVKPEPLIPAGPMIIALAIVGAIFGTHVAMRNTTLEAVLERTPALVLGSAWAVLLFAVIIEQGQGNAFIYFAF, from the coding sequence GTGATCTTCAATTCGCTGACGTTCATCGTCTTCTTCGCCGTCGTGTTGGCGATGCACAACGCGCCCTTCAGCTGGCACCAGAAGAAGATCAACCTGATGATCGCGTCGTATCTTTTCTACGCCGCGTGGAATCCGCCGTTCGTTATCCTGCTTTGGGTCTCGACGGTGGTCGACTGGTGGGCGGCGCAGTGGATGGTTCGCGCCAAGCGCGAGCACACCCGCCGAGTCTGGATGCTGATCTCCGTCGTCGTGAACCTCGGGATGCTCGGCTATTTCAAATATGGCGGCTTCCTGATGGACAATTTCGTCTCGGTCGCGAGCTCGATCGGGATCGTCTACCAGCCGCCGAAGTGGGACATCATCCTGCCGGTCGGGATCAGCTTCTATACGTTCGCGACCCTGTCTTACACGCTCGACGTCTATCTTCGGCGATCGGCTCCCGCGGGTAGCTTCCTCAATTACGCCCTGTTCGTGACCTTCTTCCCGCATTTGGTGGCCGGCCCGATCATGCGGCCGACCGAGCTGGTGCCGCAGTTCGAAACGCCGCGGAGGGCGCACTCCAACCAGATATTTTTCGGCCTGGCGCTCCTCACCCTCGGCATGTTCCAGAAGGTGGTCCTCGCCGACGGCTTCCTCGGTCCGGTTGTGGAGTCCGTCTACGACGCGCACGGATCGGTGCCCGGAATGCTCGACAGCTGGGTAGCGACGCTCGCCTTTGCCGGACAGATCTTCTGTGACTTCGCGGGCTATTCGACCTCGGCGATCGGGGTTGCCTTGTGCCTGGGCTTCGCGATGCCGGACAATTTCCGCTTCCCCTACGGCGCGGTCGGCTTCTCCGATTTCTGGAGGCGCTGGCACATCACCTTGTCGAGCTGGCTTCGCGATTATCTCTACATTCCGCTCGGCGGAAACAAGCACGGGCCCGCGCGCACCTATGCCGCGCTGATGGGCACGATGCTTCTGGGCGGACTGTGGCACGGCGCGAACTGGACCTTCGTCGTCTGGGGCGGGCTCCACGGTCTGTATCTGTCCGTCGAGCGCTGGCTGAAGACGCGGTTCAAGGGCTTCACTCCCGGCCGAGTGACCTTGCTCGCTCTAGCTGCGCTCACGTTCGTGCTCGTCAACGTCACCTGGGTCTTTTTCCGGGCAAAGACGTTCGGCGGCGCGGCGCTCGTCCTGAAGGGAATGAGCGGGCTCGCCGTCAAGCCGGAGCCGCTCATCCCGGCGGGCCCGATGATCATCGCCCTGGCGATTGTCGGAGCGATCTTCGGAACGCACGTGGCGATGCGCAACACGACGCTGGAGGCCGTGCTGGAGCGCACTCCCGCCCTGGTCCTCGGGTCGGCGTGGGCAGTTTTGCTTTTCGCGGTGATCATCGAACAGGGGCAAGGCAATGCCTTCATCTATTTCGCCTTCTAA